From a single Anabas testudineus chromosome 5, fAnaTes1.2, whole genome shotgun sequence genomic region:
- the LOC113153513 gene encoding gamma-glutamyl hydrolase-like, which translates to MLLGYLATNKINLKEEEYQHIFDSINGLLLPGGDVDIEKSQFTRAARIFYNLALKANDAGDYFPIWGTCQGFQQLSVLTANKNLLTLTDTKAVALPLTFTPVARSSRLFRNFPKDVMQSLSQENITPNFHQWSVSTANFTKNDALRTFYRVLSTNTVGKIQFVSTMEAYRYPFYAVQWHPEKTQYEWKNKAGMVHSTSAVRASFYTASFFVSEAMKSRHSFSSSVEEASALIYNNTAVYKGSDAIFVQNYYFD; encoded by the exons ATGTTACTAGGTTACCTGGCAACCAACAA AATCAACctcaaagaagaagaatatcAACATATATTTGACTCGATAAATGG GTTGTTGCTGCCGGGAGGAGATGTAGATATCGAGAAATCCCAGTTCACTCGAGCTGCCAGGATCTTTTACAACTTGGCTCTGAAG GCCAACGATGCTGGGGACTACTTCCCTATCTGGGGAACTTGCCAGGGTTTCCAGCAGCTGTCTGTCCTCACAGCCAACAAAAACCTGCTAACCCTCACTGATACCAAGGCTGTGGCTCTACCCCTCACTTTCACACCAG TGGCCCGGTCCAGTCGTCTGTTTAGGAATTTTCCGAAGGATGTGATGCAGTCTCTGTCTCAGGAAAACATCACTCCCAACTTCCACCAATGGAGTGTCTCAACTGCC AACTTCACCAAAAATGATGCTCTGAGGACGTTTTACAGAGTTCTTTCCACTAACACTGTTGGAAAGATACAGTTCGTCTCTACCATGGAAG cCTACCGTTACCCATTTTATGCAGTGCAGTGGCATCCAGAGAAAACCCAGTATGAGTGGAAAAACAAGGCAGGCATGGTTCACTCCACTTCTGCTGTGAGAGCCAGCTTCTACACTGCCAGCTTCTTCGTGTCTGAAG ccATGAAGAGCCGCCACAGTTTCTCCAGCTCTGTGGAAGAAGCGAGCGCTCTCATCTACAACAACACTGCTGTCTATAAAGGCAGTGATGCTATCTTTGTGCAGAACTATTACTTTGATTAA
- the LOC113153265 gene encoding gamma-glutamyl hydrolase-like: MCRPAAEVFAALIACLWCAPCLCAAGRSQQLNYRPIIGVLAQENLPGDQLARGSSYIAASYVKYLESAGSRVIPIRINRTEEEYAKIFSSINGLLLPGGDVDIQTSEFTRAAKIFYNLALKANDAGDYFPIWGTCQGFQQLSVLTANKNLLTLTDTKAVALPLKLTPAAQSSRLFRSFPKDLLQSLAEENITSNFHSWSLSTQNYTRNAKLKRFYKVLSTNSDGKIEFISTMEAYRYPFYAVQWHPEKSPFEWIDKPGMIHSTDAVRASFYTARFFVSEAMKNHHHFSSAIDEERALIYNFSPVYAGIHAVFVQNYYFN; encoded by the exons atgtgtcgGCCGGCTGCAGAGGTGTTCGCGGCGCTGATCGCCTGTCTCTGGTGCGCTCCGTGTCTGTGCGCAGCGGGGAGAAGCCAGCAGCTCAATTACCGACCGATCATAG GCGTGTTGGCACAGGAAAACCTTCCAGGAGATCAGCTTGCTCGTGGCTCGTCTTACATTGCTGCCTCTTATGTCAAATACCTGGAGTCAGCTGGGTCCAGGGTCATACCCATCAG aaTCAATCGTACAGAAGAAGAATATGCTAAAATATTCTCCTCAATAAATGG GTTGTTGCTGCCAGGAGGAGATGTAGATATTCAGACATCAGAGTTCACTCGAGCTGCCAAGATCTTTTACAACTTGGCTCTGAAG GCCAACGATGCTGGGGACTACTTCCCTATTTGGGGAACTTGCCAGGGCTTCCAGCAGCTGTCTGTCCTCACAGCCAACAAAAACCTGCTAACCCTCACTGATACCAAGGCTGTGGCTCTACCTCTCAAACTCACACCAG CGGCACAGTCCAGCCGTCTGTTTCGGAGTTTTCCCAAAGATCTGTTGCAGTCTCTGGCTGAGGAAAACATCACTTCCAACTTCCACAGTTGGAGTTTGTCAACTCAG AACTACACTAGAAATGCCAAGCTGAAGAGGTTTTACAAGGTCCTTTCTACCAACAGTGATGGGAAGATTGAGTTCATCTCCACCATGGAAG CCTACCGTTACCCATTTTATGCAGTGCAGTGGCATCCAGAGAAAAGTCCCTTTGAGTGGATAGATAAGCCGGGCATGATCCACTCCACCGATGCTGTAAGAGCCAGCTTCTACACTGCCAGGTTCTTTGTCTCTGAAG CGATGAAGAACCACCACCATTTCTCTAGTGCTATTGACGAAGAGAGAGCTCTCATCTACAACTTCTCTCCTGTCTATGCTGGCATCCACGCTGTCTTTGTGCAGAACTATTACTTTAATTGA